Proteins encoded together in one bacterium window:
- a CDS encoding cyclic nucleotide-binding domain-containing protein — protein sequence MEIKDVLKKTYLFYTLDSGELEILARSARVETFPRGRLIFDEGDEGGPLYIIQSGRVSIKKSLDEEGQRSQLAELGQYFFFGEISLFDGGKRSASVEAVEDTECVIIEKSDFWAAMMANPASAHKVYRAILSVHSNAIRRANDRFREFLGTALGGI from the coding sequence GTGGAAATCAAAGACGTGCTCAAGAAAACGTACCTCTTCTACACCCTGGACTCCGGCGAGCTGGAGATTCTGGCCCGGAGCGCGCGGGTGGAGACGTTCCCCAGGGGCCGCCTCATCTTCGACGAGGGCGACGAGGGCGGCCCGCTCTACATCATCCAGTCCGGCCGGGTCTCCATCAAGAAGTCCCTCGACGAGGAGGGCCAGCGCTCGCAGCTCGCCGAGCTCGGGCAGTACTTCTTCTTCGGCGAAATTTCCCTCTTCGACGGCGGCAAGCGCTCCGCCTCCGTGGAGGCCGTGGAGGACACCGAGTGCGTCATCATCGAGAAGAGCGACTTCTGGGCGGCGATGATGGCCAACCCCGCCTCGGCCCACAAGGTCTACCGGGCGATTCTCTCGGTGCACTCCAACGCCATCCGGCGGGCCAACGACCGCTTCCGCGAGTTCCTCGGCACCGCCCTGGGGGGCATCTAA